The sequence below is a genomic window from Wyeomyia smithii strain HCP4-BCI-WySm-NY-G18 chromosome 1, ASM2978416v1, whole genome shotgun sequence.
tgaatttcactttatttaaactgtaaactgcaggctggtgaaatacctgcgtgttccacaaacgggttttcacgacagatttcgcaagcgaaaatttacgctttttcacttatcaaatttttcacttcgcttggaactgtaaactatgcttaaacacgcactgatgaaactaaacatgtagcatcaatcatagtaacccatgagtcagctgaagaaaaaattgatagctttatcagtcgaactctaatccTGATAGCGAAAACAGTGGAAATACTCCGTTCAAAAGTGTGGCGTTCAAAGAACTATACCCAGTCGCTTCCAAAACGGACATCCTGCGACCCTTTTTGAACGCCAGGTGTAtacgttccggcatctacaaaaTCATGACACTATTGGAAATCAATCAGAGCATCGATAGGAAACCCGGTTACGGACGGcagacgaccctgagcgacaagaagttccaaaggatgctgtAGAAGGAGACCGAGAGAAAAGTGGCTAtatcgctgcgtacgcttggccgcgaggtcggtgcaaccggccaaacaatgaaaaagtacctggcgaacatggacatacatgacAGCGAGCGGCAGTCCCGAATCACGATTCGGCGGtgatgatggacgacgagacccatcttaccctggatggcaacgactggcagggcacttcataTTTCATTTCTCTCTTTGATGGCGAACAAAGTAGTGCATGTTATTTTGTGGTGATATTTAATTGAAATAGTGAAGTGATTCCCGGTAGATATATTCTAACGTATATCGGTAGTCAATCTACACAAGGCTAAGTTCAAAAATAGTTGCTTCAACAGCTTGTGCGCATAAAAGTTTGATTAACATAAAATCACTCCAGCgcagcggtatcgatactttgccaACGATACTTTAAAACGATACCGATACCACCGATGCCTTCTATTGGGGATAGGCGATACCAGTATCGgtaccaacggtatcgatacttcgaCCAAAATTATCGAGCACGTTGGCATCGATACTTTCTATACCGATACCACGATACTTGGTATCGTTTTGTGCAAAAATATTCGAGTActcaggtatcgatacttcagacagtatcgcccatccctaggaATGGCAATTGGGTATTCTAGGGgtatatatattattatttgatttgatagaaaatgtcgaaaaaaatacatatttctTTGACCGTTTTTTATTTAAGCAGCAGAACTATTTAAAAAagcaatttcaaaatttaacaaccaaaagtaattttaagaCAACTTCACTCTGTAGCTCCATGGCATATTCTACCTTAAACCAGACTACACCGAATAACAAAGCAACCATCATTGCACAGGTAATCGGCTGATTTCTTTTGACAAGCCCTGATCGAAACAtttaataaattcaactgaGAGATTCGCAAGTAAGCTTGCCGTTTTTGAGTTTATTACATTTAAAGAATGTTTTATGCATGAAAATCGTAAGATGATCGAGTGTTGTGTTGTGAATTGTTATGTGAGCAAAATTTAGTGGCCAGCTATTCATTTCTTTGCGATGCCGCAGGAACCGGAACAGAGAAAAATTTGGCTGCGGAGAGCAGGACTATACGCGGAAAATCCAATGCCTGAAAATCTGGCCAAACAACGCCTTCATGTGTGCCAAAACCATTTCGATGTAACTGGACAATACGTGAACAAATAACTGGAATAACTTGTTGTTTTTTCTTGACAGTTAATCGACTTCAAAATAGTAACCGTGAAGGCCGGCAATTATTCACAACGATACATTTTAGGTAAAGATATTTTGCCACATAAGCATTTGCCGTATTACTCAGGTAGCGTAAATAAATAGCTACTAACATAATAGAGTCCTAACAATTCTTTTCTTTTAAATGTTTTATAGgttgtgaaaattatttttttaataccgGTGGCGAGGAAAAATCTACAGAAGGTATAAAAGGGCACTAAGCTTAATATTATTACCAAAGCGCACTATTTTTCATCTTTTAGGAGAAGTGAAAATAACTCAGGATATTCCTGATGAGGATATTCCTATTGAGGATATTCTAGCCGTAAACTATGATGTGGGTGTTACAGAAAACGGTAATCTGAGAGACAAGGCAACATTGACCGACATCGTTGGTACAGTTCCCGTGGCCGTACAGTGTAGAGCTATTATGGTCAGCAAAGAGGTACAAACAAGCAGAGCCCTTAACTTTCATCAGAAACTTATGACGTCTCCTAGACAAACGTCTGTAAGTCCAAGAAGTGagttgtttaaaaataatttaccaTAATAATTGTACGTACGCAGCTATTAGTTCTACTCTATCCAACTAGGTAAATGTGAAAATTGCTCTTTTCGTCTTATTTGGCGAAATTTTAACTCTCTTCTTCCCATAGTTCCATAGGTGATTCACTAATTTTACGAGTTTCTCATGTTTGCCAACCAACTGTTAAGCAGTCAATAGTTATATAAACTTACTTTATTGAGACAATGGAAAATACTTTATGTTCAAGCTCTTTTCATGTCAGAGCTATTTTATTATTCTAATCAccggaaaaagttttgaaaattagcagtttaagaaaaaaacaaaaaaaaaggatttctGTATTTGATTGGATTGATTAGGGTTAACAGTACGTACGACAATACGGCCAAGTACAGACTAATGAAATTGTTGTCGGTTGTTTCCAGGTCATACATGCTCATCTTTGCTTACATCATCTTTCCTAGCGCCAACGTTCCGCGAGTACATTCCAAACCATCAAAGTGACCTTGAATTTGAGGCTGAACTAAATCGAACTGAGAATAAATTTCGATATGTTGCTTTTAGCAACAAGTTGATGAAAAAGCATCCTATGCGATATCTTGGTGTTCCGGATGACAGCCTGTATGTATTGGACGCGGTGGCTGAGGCCACTAAACTCAGTGAGAGGGACATTATGATTGTTTTACGTAAAATCAGAATGAACGAGTCCTTCGATATACTTTCCGATGTATTCGGATTGAGTTGTTCCagaatttctcaaatttttaacAATTCCGTTCCCATAATCGCTGCGGAAATGAGGGACTTGTGTTTTGGCCAATGTCCGAGAATATCAAGAAATTTCTACCAGttgcatttttacaaaattacagcAACGTAGAGAGCATAATTGATTGCTTCGAAATACAAGTACAAAAGTCTTCAGATCCTGTTATTCAATCTGTAACCTACTCTCTATACAAGTCATGCAATACTGTGAAATACTTAGTGTCGTGCACTCCATGCGGGTTGATTAACCTTATTTCAAAAGGATTCCCTGGGCGTGCGAGCGATCAAAAGATTGTAAACAAATCGGGATATTTGAATCGTATCCGACCTGGAATGGGCGTACTGGCTGATAGAGGTTTCAAGAACGTGGCATCAGATGTTTCTAAGAAAGGTGGTATATTGATTAGACCCCAAAGCGTCTCCAACGAAGCGTCTCTTTCTAAAGAGGATGCTATTCATGCGAAAGAAATTGCGAGTGTTCGTATTCACGTGGAACGGCTAATTAGACGGTATAGAGAATATAGCATGGCTGCCTCGCATGCTGAGCTGCCCATTCTGTTCTTCGATAAATTGGACGATATCATCGATATCATCACAGGAGCAGTGAATCTGCAAAGTAAATAAATCAAATAATCTAAGTTTTGAACACTTGCACCAGATTTGTGATTATATACCTAAGAAACTCATTTTATAATACCAAATATGTGTGTATATGAAAATGCTATAATCATTTGAATTAAACCAAGGCATTCCCAATAGTatttaaaaaaactcattttgcagtttcagttttgaaacatttttgagtgtttattttcaagtttatattgtCCTCCGGTTTTTTCACTTTCAGattcaaaataacaaatatagTATTAagtaatttgtttgaaaataatgtTTAAACTAGGGTAATCTGAAACTAAATTTTAGTCATTAAAACTTTTCAAATAACTTATCATATACATTTGCTGCCCAGAATTTATAACTATCCTTCATGACACATGTGATGTAGTTCACGTCTTGTTCTTCCTCGTGAAATTGTACAAACTTTTCTGGTTTCCTGCTAGATTCAAACCCAGGAAGCACTAATACCAAAACTCCTTTGCCTCCATTGGCAATAATCATTTGCAGCTGGATTTGCGACTTAACCTTATCCGTTAATTCATCCGCATCATTGATGTAGTATGCAGTGTTTTTCTTCTTGCTAGGGCTCTTGATTTCAAAGACAGTGGTTGCGTTAACGGCGTCAGGTAATGCTCCAAATGTCGGATATATGGGGTTCAGGAAAAACCCGCACCGCCTAACGTTAGGATAGTGCTTCTTGATGATGGTAACCACCTTACCTTCTAAGCGCAGCCCTCTTCGCATCGCTTCGGTTGAAATCGATAACTGCCCCAATATGGAACAAACTAACGACCGATCCGGAGTTTTACACCGCGAGGCTTCATAAATTTTTGAAGCAGAAACCCGCCCAAATTTGAGAAGATGCCATTTCGAACAGGCACTCTGATGTTTGGTAACCGATTCTAATTCTGCGCATACTGCATGTACCATCCTGGATTTACAGTAATCGACAAACGCTTTGCAGCTGTATGAAGGTTGACCAGCTCGCTTAAAATCAAGAATCAAGCAGTGCATAGCGTAAGATTCCACTTGCGGATACGACTGATGGtattttaaaaatgtgtttGTTTGAGCTTCCGGACACTTTTCGAGAAGTAATTGCAAAAACCTTCCGCTGTCATTTCCTGTTGTTTTTACCGCTGTTACTCCAGATCGATTGCATTTCGCCAAGTCAAAGTTATCAATATTTTCGTCCACTTTCGCAAGCTGCGGGATTTTCCAAAGACAAGATAATTCCGTTGGCGATGGCTGATTATATTTATCGTAGAGGAAGAATAAAAACGCGACAGCGTGCTTGCAACCGCCTGCAGCAGCTTTGCAGCCATCAGATTCACTTTCACAATACACGTCGATTACTTCCTCATCAGCCGTGTTGATGATGGCCACTACACTATATTGTCGCTTCGTCACCTTGTGCTCCGGGACAATCCTGGCCCTGATGGTGTATATGCTTCCGTCGATCTTATACTGGACTTTTCCTACAGCGGATTTCAAATAATCCGGGTTTTGCGATCTAGGTACAGAATGTCGGATTTAAGAAACTTTCATGCTTCTCCACAGCGATATTTTGCATACCTTTCAATCTTTCCTTTCTCGTTTGCATTTCTGAACTTATCACTTGTCGCCAGAAACTGTTGAACCATAACAAAGTCAACTTTAGGAAGAGCATTTATGTCGGCTTTCGTATAACCAGGATTCATTTTGGAAGTAGTTTAGACGACCACAACCAACGACAGTGCGAGACGTCAAAGTTGGCATCCGTCATGACAAACATCCCTGTCATagagaaatactacaaggtatacagccctaggggttgtatgaaatggtgacgtaggactaaatatttaatatttacttttacgaactaattttattttttgtcatattgacttacattttaagttttagtaaagcgggaaatgtatgtagtttcgcgggaatgcgaagatgaacgggaatagaaggtgtgactagaattagaaaaacgggacccgtctggacgagggaaatttttttctaattctagtcacaccttctattcccgttcatcttcgcattcccgcgaaactacatacattgcccgctttactaatatttaatatatgctaaactaaatattattatatgctgcgcttaactattcataggtaacactaccgtttatttttgatagtcgttattttaaaactaacgatgcatgaatacatgaaaattttacacaagtagtagttgcgaaaattctcataactcttatcttcaagcatctatagttctgaaaagaaccgattccataatattcagttaaaaattcgtgctacagaacgctgataatcgcaccatgaatattttgagttgactcgtatgcagctctcgtttctcaatgtcgcgtacctttaacagctgcactgctctcgcttatgtgtaacgaactaaactgaagctgaattttctacacgcagtcttttgtatcgagttcagagcagatttttgcaattaaggcgtggctacgtagcttcgagaaagaggaacaaaccaaaacaccttcgatactactgagtgattttcataagcatcaaaagaaaggttttgctttcccgatgcgcaaatcaccctggttcttagattaactaattttcgtttctaacatttgactgataacggtgttcgagtgaacacaaacaaacaattaaaccggaaaatcactcaatttagcagtgaaaatttttgaaatgagggttatgttttgttgtgataaactattcataggcaacactaccgtttatctttggtgcgccctggtcgttattgtaaaaatgattattgagaaatagatggacatttcacactaggagtagttgtgaaaattctcgtaactcttatcttcaagcatttatagttctaaaaagaaccgattcgataatcttcagctcgaaatgtatgctacagaatgctgataatcacaccaccaccggtagcatcgattattttgttggccgcgtataaaatttgctctccgctgtgccctacagcagctgtgccagcaaaatatcctgcagcgtacaatggttattattgctgccgtgtgcagaatacaggtaacatgctccgcggtgcctggaagttgactcgtatgcagctctcgtttctcaatgtcgcaaagctttaacagcagcaccgcactcgctattgtggaacaaactaaactgaagctgaattttccacacacaatcttttgtatcgagttcagcgtcgatttttaccattaaggcgtggccacgtagcttatagaaagaaagagaaacaaaccaatacatcttcaatactactgagtgattttcataagcaccaaaagaaagtttttgctttcccgctgcgaaaatcactctggttcttagattaactaattttcgttgctaatatttgactgataacggtgttcgagtgaacacaaacaaacaattaaaccggaaaatcactcaatttagcagtgaaaattcttgaaatgagggttatgtcttgttgtgataaactattcataggcaacactaccgtttatctttggtgcgccctggtcgttattgtaaaaatgattattgagaaatagatggacatttcacactaggagtagttgtgaaaattctcgtaactcttatcttcaagcatttatagttctaaaaagaaccgattcgataaccttcagctcgaaatgtatgctacagaatgctgataatcacaccaccaccggtagcatcgataaaatataaaatttgctctccgctgtgccctccagcagctgtgccagcaaaatatcctgcagcgtacaatggttattattgctgccgtgtgcagaatactggtaacatgctccgcggtgcctggaagttgactcgtatgcagctctcgtttctcaatgtcgcaaagctttaacggctgcaccgcactcgctattgtggaacaaactaaactgaagctgaattttccacacgcagtcttttgtatcgagttcagcgtagatttttaccattaaggcgtggccacgcagcttagacaaagacaaacaaaccaaaaccatttgttgagtcaaaatatgtaggcagtggaatttatttcgtccatgttattgttatctgtgcttgggaagcaagccaagaacaagggaaatgtatgggaaagcttgaccttggaacttttcacctttttcgacCATTAAGctgtaaagcaacaatgttgaacataatatcaaaaaattgttacacattttatctatccaccgaaatataaatgactaagatgcattaagtcgttcgcttgctataaccgtttgaaatctgacgcaacatttgccagtttcattttcattttcacaaagtgtaatctagtatagaaaacaaagacgtagtcctacgtcaaaaatgacgCATGACCAGGGTTATGTTTCTCTTAGGCATACCAGCTGTCATTTAATAAAAATGTCACTTTGTacactacttgccagttagtgaaaatttaaaaaaatgtgattttgcaATTTTAAAATCAGAGAAAATCGTAGAGATATAAGAAAAATTACATAGTGCTTACTGAAAGGCAGGTCATCGATTACTTAAAGAAAAAccaagtatttttttaaattaaaaccccCTATTGTCCTTTCGGATTTGATGTTGAAATGTGTGGGCTTCAACTGTAcacgtttgtttcactacaaCTGTACTGGACTTACCAAGGAAACGGCAAAGATTATAACAGATAACGATaatctttgcttcaagtgtgatGAATGTTTATCAAATCAGTGTTGTGTACAGTCCATATATTTACAGTATGGCGGAGTGGATTTGGGAACCAATTTAAACTGTTATAACGGAAACCAGCCGTATAGAATCTCCATTGACTGGTTCCCGGTTTAACAGTTTAAGTtggttcccgaatccactccgccagactagtaaatGACTATAGAGTTGAATGTTGATGTTTTTGATGACGACGTAACTTTTGCGGAAGTCATTAAAAGACACAGTAAAGGCAAAAAAACGAGTACAAGTCAAAATAAAAGTAATATTAATAATTGTTTTAAACCGGTCAAACCTAAGACCGGTTATTAAACCTAAAGAGTCCAAACAAGCTTGCGAGGAAACTAGAAAGTTTTTTAAAACTACACATCTAAGTACACGTCTACTGTTTTGAAATTCGTTAATTGATTGAACATAAACAGAGTGCGTAAAATGAACCCTGATGTCAACCATGCCGCATTCAGTTCAGAATGCATGATTTATAGAAGACGTAATTTATTCAAAAGGAAAGCAGCGtgcgtttcaataaatagcaaacatTTTCCAAGATGACCATGAATCATattgattttctgtattttaatattgcggggttgacaacaaactacgttgcattacgtcagtttgttgaagatataCGTCCACTTATAGTGTTCTTATCAGAGACTGTCGATACTGAGACTGTCGATATTGaagcatttgatcaatataataTCGCGGGTAGCAACAAAAACGGCAGCGGATAGTTGCAGTGGCAGAAAAGTTAATACAGTTCTTTTTCGATTTCATCACGGTCTTCACAAAAACGGTTGTAAATTCGACTTCATCTCCATGTCTCCGCCTCAGCACgaactgatttttttccttcagcAATATGCAACACCCACGGGGCGCAATAAAGTAAAATGCTACATAACTGAGTGCTTCCTCTTCTATCATCTGCTTCCATAAGACATAAAAACGCATAAGCAAGCCTTGAAAATTGTCGCAAATAACTGTAACCATTTTTAGTAGGTCGAAttttgtcgaaacgcaaatttcgGTTGCTCTGATTGAAcgcttatgtcgaattcgtttttacggtaagactataccgtcccggactacactttgcagctgaaaaaaacactttccgagcagtttcAATGGTGCGCGtgataccagaggtagctgttactttgttttgttttggtcatt
It includes:
- the LOC129718694 gene encoding uncharacterized protein LOC129718694 isoform X2, with amino-acid sequence MPQEPEQRKIWLRRAGLYAENPMPENLAKQRLHVCQNHFDLIDFKIVTVKAGNYSQRYILGKDILPHKHLPYYSGCENYFFNTGGEEKSTEGEVKITQDIPDEDIPIEDILAVNYDVGVTENGNLRDKATLTDIVGTVPVAVQCRAIMVSKEVQTSRALNFHQKLMTSPRQTSVSPRKSYFISSG
- the LOC129718694 gene encoding uncharacterized protein LOC129718694 isoform X1: MPQEPEQRKIWLRRAGLYAENPMPENLAKQRLHVCQNHFDLIDFKIVTVKAGNYSQRYILGKDILPHKHLPYYSGCENYFFNTGGEEKSTEGEVKITQDIPDEDIPIEDILAVNYDVGVTENGNLRDKATLTDIVGTVPVAVQCRAIMVSKEVQTSRALNFHQKLMTSPRQTSVSPRSHTCSSLLTSSFLAPTFREYIPNHQSDLEFEAELNRTENKFRYVAFSNKLMKKHPMRYLGVPDDSLYVLDAVAEATKLSERDIMIVLRKIRMNESFDILSDVFGLSCSRISQIFNNSVPIIAAEMRDLCFGQCPRISRNFYQLHFYKITAT
- the LOC129718692 gene encoding uncharacterized protein LOC129718692, yielding MNPGYTKADINALPKVDFVMVQQFLATSDKFRNANEKGKIERSQNPDYLKSAVGKVQYKIDGSIYTIRARIVPEHKVTKRQYSVVAIINTADEEVIDVYCESESDGCKAAAGGCKHAVAFLFFLYDKYNQPSPTELSCLWKIPQLAKVDENIDNFDLAKCNRSGVTAVKTTGNDSGRFLQLLLEKCPEAQTNTFLKYHQSYPQVESYAMHCLILDFKRAGQPSYSCKAFVDYCKSRMVHAVCAELESVTKHQSACSKWHLLKFGRVSASKIYEASRCKTPDRSLVCSILGQLSISTEAMRRGLRLEGKVVTIIKKHYPNVRRCGFFLNPIYPTFGALPDAVNATTVFEIKSPSKKKNTAYYINDADELTDKVKSQIQLQMIIANGGKGVLVLVLPGFESSRKPEKFVQFHEEEQDVNYITCVMKDSYKFWAANVYDKLFEKF